In Bacteroidales bacterium, the DNA window ATGTTTTTGCTACACTAATACTATCATTTTTATCTTTATACCTCCATGTAAATTCCGATGGTGGTTCTCCCAGATTGAATACCAGCATTTTATATATTTCGCTTAACATTTCTATTTTTCTAACTTCTAACTTTTTATAATCGGAAGATTTTTGAGCCATTTGTCTTAATTCAAGTGCATCTTCACGTAATTTTCTTTTAATCAAACGTATCATCCATCTTGTGTTAGAACTTGAATTTGTTTCAGGCATTATTTCCTTTGGTACAAGTCCGTATTTTATTGCAAGATTAGAAAATGAATTCCAAACGCCTCCATCATTTACAGGTGATTTGAATAACCATTCTACATATTTGTTATCCATTGGTTTGTCTCCATATTTAATTGTAGCCTCAAGAAACAAATTTGATTTTTCAAAAATATCCCAGAAATAAAGATAGTTTTCTGAAAATTCGAACGAACTCAGTTTAATATTATCAATCACTTTTGGTCTTAATATATTTAAAGCGGTAAACATCCAGCATCTGCCTGAACTTTTTTGATCAGTAATACCTTTTACATCAACTTTATATTTAAAATAATGATCGATTTTACCTACATTATTCCTAATTAATGCAAGTTTTTGTATGTCGTTGTTTGAAAGGGCATTAGTAATGACTTTTGCTTTTTCATCATTTTCATACAATTGTTTAATCTTTTCTATATGGTCAGATGTAATACTTCCTTTTGTCTGTCCAAATAAAACACTACTTATACTTACTAAAATGATAAGTACAACTATAAATTTATTATTCATAGATAAAATTTTTAAGATTATATAATAATTAATGTATCAACTTTTAAGATAAAAGTATAAAGATAAAAGTTTATTTTAAATCTCAAATTGATTTGTTTTTTTTGTTATAACCTGCAATCTAATAACTCTCAACTTAAAAAATATATTATTTTTAATTTCCCCCTTTTTATCTTTTATCTTTTGTCTTTTGTCTTTTGTCTTAAATATGTATCGCCTCACCATAAGCATCAGCAGCAGCTTCCATAATAGCTTCAGACATTGTTGGATGCGGATGTACTGATTTTATAATATCAATACCGGTAATTTTATTATTTCTTGCTACAACAATTTCTGCTATCATTTCTGTTACATTTGCTCCTATCATGTGTGCTCCAAGAATTTCTCCTGATTTTGCTTCAAAAATCAACTTAATAAATCCTTCTCTTGTTCCTGCTGCACTGGCTTTTCCTGAAGCAGTGAATGGAAACTTTCCAATTTTAAGTTCGTATCCTTTTTCAATAGCTGCTTTCTCTGTCATACCAACCGATGCAACCTCAGGTGAAGTATATGTACAACCGGGAATATTATTATATTTTAAAGCTTGAGTATTGTGTCCTGCTATTTTTTCAACACAAATTATTCCTTCGGCTGACGCAACATGAGCTAAGGCTGGTCCATGAACAATATCACCAATTGCATAAACACTCTTAATATTAGTCCTGTAATAATCATCAACTTTTATTTTGCCCTTTTCAAGTTCTATACCAAGTTCTTCAATTCCAATTCCTTCAAGATTTGGAGTTACACCAACAGCCGAAAGTACAATATCAGCTTCCTGAATTACTTCTCCTTTTTTGGTCTTAATAATTGCTTTACATTTATCTCCTGTAATTTCAACTGATTCGACAGCAGAATCAAGCATAATATTTATCTTATTTTTTTTAAACGACCTCGCAAGTTGTTTTGAAACTTCTTCGTCTTCAACAGGAACAATATTCGGCAGAAATTCAACTAATGTAACTTTAGTCCCAATTGCATTATAGAAATAAGCAAATTCACTGCCAATTGCACCTGAACCAACAATAATCATCGACTCTGGTTTTTTTTGTAATGTTAATGCTTCTCTGTAGCCAATAATTTTTTCTCCATCTTTCTTAATCCCGGGTAATTCTTTTGAACGTGCACCTGTAGCAATAATAATATGTTCAGCATTTATATTTGATTTATTACCATTATCATCAGTAACTTCAACGATTTTATTATCAATTAATTTACCAAAACCATTAATGTGTTCAATCTTGTTTTTTTTAAACAAATACTGAATACCTTTACTCATACTACTCGCAACTGTACGACTTCTTTCTACCATTTTAGAAAAATCGGCTTTAACCTCGCCGTTTATAGTAATTCCATAATCCTCAGAATGTTTCATATATTCATATACCTGAGCACTTTTCATTAATGATTTAGTTGGAATACAACCCCAGTTTAAACAAATTCCTCCTAATTCAGCTTTTTCTACAACGCCAACTTTCATACCAAGTTGTGAAGCCCTGATTGCCGCAACATATCCGCCAGGACCACTTCCTATTATAATTAAATCGTAATTCATATCAAATAATTTAATA includes these proteins:
- a CDS encoding C1 family peptidase, coding for MNNKFIVVLIILVSISSVLFGQTKGSITSDHIEKIKQLYENDEKAKVITNALSNNDIQKLALIRNNVGKIDHYFKYKVDVKGITDQKSSGRCWMFTALNILRPKVIDNIKLSSFEFSENYLYFWDIFEKSNLFLEATIKYGDKPMDNKYVEWLFKSPVNDGGVWNSFSNLAIKYGLVPKEIMPETNSSSNTRWMIRLIKRKLREDALELRQMAQKSSDYKKLEVRKIEMLSEIYKMLVFNLGEPPSEFTWRYKDKNDSISVAKTFTPLSFMQEILPEVNLDDYVLLMNDPTREYYKLYEIEYDRNVLEGKNWIYINLPSDEIKVFALESIKNNEAMYASCDVGKQLNKNEGLLSIDNYDYEAIYGIKFGMNKKDRILSRESGSSHGMALVAVDVDENENPIKWQFENSWGAKSGHNGYLTFTDKWFDEYMFRIVVLKKFVDAKTLKILDQKPIVLPPWDPMFSMDE
- the lpdA gene encoding dihydrolipoyl dehydrogenase yields the protein MNYDLIIIGSGPGGYVAAIRASQLGMKVGVVEKAELGGICLNWGCIPTKSLMKSAQVYEYMKHSEDYGITINGEVKADFSKMVERSRTVASSMSKGIQYLFKKNKIEHINGFGKLIDNKIVEVTDDNGNKSNINAEHIIIATGARSKELPGIKKDGEKIIGYREALTLQKKPESMIIVGSGAIGSEFAYFYNAIGTKVTLVEFLPNIVPVEDEEVSKQLARSFKKNKINIMLDSAVESVEITGDKCKAIIKTKKGEVIQEADIVLSAVGVTPNLEGIGIEELGIELEKGKIKVDDYYRTNIKSVYAIGDIVHGPALAHVASAEGIICVEKIAGHNTQALKYNNIPGCTYTSPEVASVGMTEKAAIEKGYELKIGKFPFTASGKASAAGTREGFIKLIFEAKSGEILGAHMIGANVTEMIAEIVVARNNKITGIDIIKSVHPHPTMSEAIMEAAADAYGEAIHI